Part of the Chloroflexota bacterium genome, AGGTCAGAGCGCCTCCGTGCGCCTGGCCGCGGAACGACTCGCCGCCGACCCGGCATGCGCGGCGGTCATCTACTCCGTCGTCGACCAGCCGTTCCTCGACGTCCGGGTCTACAATGCCCTCGTCGACGCCTGGAAGGCGCGGCGGGGCGAGATCCTCGTCTCGGCGTACGGCGGACAGCGCGGAAATCCGGTCCTCTTCGCGCGCCGCTTCTTTGACGAGCTGAGCCAGTTGACCGGCGACGTGGGCGGACGCGAGGTGATTCGCCGCCACCCGGAGGCCGTGGCCGAGGTGCCAATGCCCGATCCCGCAGCTGGGCGGGACATCGATACGTGGGAGG contains:
- a CDS encoding nucleotidyltransferase family protein; translated protein: MRRNTERAIPDHPSIAAVIIASGFSRRMGRSKLTLELDGSTFLERAIRASIGASDIDRRIVVVRPEDAALAHSLAERLVPAGDAHRAPAVEVLLNPDAARGQSASVRLAAERLAADPACAAVIYSVVDQPFLDVRVYNALVDAWKARRGEILVSAYGGQRGNPVLFARRFFDELSQLTGDVGGREVIRRHPEAVAEVPMPDPAAGRDIDTWEDYVAAGGGL